The genomic segment GGTAAGACCGTCCTTTCTCTCGGTGCTCATTTATATAAATTGCTTGCAGTGTATTGGGACAGTTGCTTTCTTTCTGGTGGAACATGAAATTGCCATGATCTTGCCACTATAGTGGTTGAAGTATACGTGTGATCTTAAATAATAATCTGGTTAAAGatgttatataaaaattgtcaAGTCTCTCACAGTGCTAACGGTGAGTTGAACACGATTTCACTGAACCGGCCCGAGTTCGATACGCAGTATCCTCTTAATAAAATCTCGGTAAGACGTCCTTTCTCTCGGTGCTCATTTATATAAATTGCTTGCAGTGTATTGGGACAGTTGCTTTCTTTTTGGTGGAACATGAAATTGCCATGATCTTGCCACTATAGTGGTTGAAGTATACGCTTTTGACTTCATGTAAGATCATTTTCAACCGATTTCTATTAGGGTCTAGAATTccttcacgaagggattttcgttaTCTTTAGCGCTCTAACAATTTcacttcacggttcccgtcataAAGGAATTCTCAAAGGTCATTCCGTTCAGGACAGGATTCTCTATCATTTCCCTTCATGAATCCCTTCGAAGGAAAGCTGttagaaatgagagaaaataaatggaATGAGAACGGAGAGAggaatcgagaagggaacgaaatgaatgGAATATGGTTGGGATGGTCTAAGACCATATCTAACGATTTCCCTTCAGGACCTAGAATCCTTTTACGAAGGAATTTTCGTTCTTTTTAGCGTtctaacggtttcccttcatggTTCCCGTCACAAAGGGATTCTCAAGATCATTCTTTTTaggacaggattctctcttATTTCCCTTTAtgaataccttcgaaggtaagctattagagatgagagaaaataaaagaaatgataATGGTGAGGAGAATCAagaatgaaacaaaataaagataatatggttagagatgctCTAATAATCTTTGAGCAGTAGTTCTCatcaaataataataaaagTTGTCACTGGTTAAGTCTGTAAAACGTTCAGTACTTCAGGTCAGAGATGAGATGGGATGTACTAGTTACTACTATATTTGCAAGGATGCATGGCATTGCAGCAGAAATTTATCCAATTGATTGGTTTCAATGGTTTCGCCTTTCTATCACCATGTCAAATCAGTTCTACCTCAATAATTCTTGTCTGGGAATTTCCGCATTGTTGGTAGTGCACATGTAATCCTGGTAGGCACctgtatttttctcacaaacaTGTTTTCTCATAAACAAGAAAGGTTAATCTGGTGTGTGAAAGCTGAGTTCACGAGTGATTCCAGTTTGACAGTCTTGAACTGCATTTTCACTGATTTTTTAATccatttttttgtattttttgcaatttttgtattTCAAACATGTTTTCTCATAAACATGAAAGGTTAATCTGGTGTGTGAAAGCTGAGTTCACGAGTGATTCCAGTTTGACAGTCTTAAACTGCATTTTCACTGATTTTTTTAAtccattttttgtattttttgcaatttttgtatttcaaaaatacaaaaattgcaaaaaaaatacaaaaaatggacatctatttttgtaatttttgtttttaaaatataaaaataaaaaactcacaTTTCACTATCATAACGATAGGTTGAGCTCATTCATCAGTTACAGTACTTGACCAACCCAATAGACCAAAATGGCCCAGCCCACAGACTCCACTTGAAACAAAACCGAAGCTCTCCTTTTGCCACTCAGATTTTAAGAACAGGACAATCCTAGCAAAAGTCTGAGGTGGCGGCGTGATGAAGGCTGCGCGGCATGCCGGGATGCCTGAGGTAGCGATCGATGACGTCCGTTGTGTGGGCTCTTCTAACGGCGGTGTTAGAGTTCTGGGGTACACCATGCCGTCAACTCTAGAGGAAGGTGGGTTGGCGGCTAATCGGTAATGGCATCATCGAAGCCGCGGGATGAAGGTGTGCGGTGtgcggaggaggtggcgaggGCAATGTATGTTGATGGTCATTAAGAGGCAGAGGGGCattgtcggtgacataggaaccaggtgtccccaagtcccgaggctaggacaacagtctgccacgtggcgccctccctggGGGATTATCTTCCTGAGattcgagaagaccaagttccgggagagtgtgctcggggccaccaacattggtccctgagtacccgagttctccgatgacccgagaagatcaagtacTGGGAAtatggtgctcggggccgtgaatagtggcccccgagcacccaagttccaagatgataagaaaagtcaagttccggaagagagtgctcggggccgtgaacagtggcccctgagcactcagttccccaaggacccaaacagtcagtaccgggagagagtgctcagggccgtgagcagtggcccccgagcactcggttccccaaggaccaagagagggcatatccgggagagagtgctcggggctgcgaccagtagcccccgagcactcacagttctccgagggcccgagaagtccctcgccggtggtccccacaagggctcagcggtgaggtgtcaactggtgagaggtctgatgctgcatttaagagggcgcgtggcctgtcacttccaactgctccccccacacttactgtcagtccctgccacggcctagCAGGAAGAcgtggagacatttaatgcacaggtcccatcgcgcgacatccggcgcgcctcgggataacgtcgcagagcttgAGACGCCCCTCCTGCTGCCCTGctatgtcaggcttgctctgaccaggcgggcacgccaggctgctcggtggctgcccggtgggccctccctgcggcgccagttgaaaaacggcatgatgacgaacaagactggacgggggcgcgttttcaaccctcctcgTCACCTCacacagcagcccatgatggttttttttccatttatggtgccttggaactcgcgtcatcctttctgggcacgctaccgccccgacgggtatataagcggggcgagTTCCCCGGAGAAAGACGGGCTAAGCTAAGTTCAGTTCGACCAATCGGAGATCAAGACAACAGAGGATGAACACCGAAGCATagatcaaccgaagaacaaggagcacgaagctctagactagacaaatattcttgtaaccaacattctcagagcatttatagcatacacacaggagtagggtgttacgctcagtgcggcccgaacttgtctaaaaatcccctgagcatttactccttcctgcatccgatcattccacctccacctgcatctcatttacttccatttatttcacccacaaagcggattcagaatcatccccccggccgaatctcaaagggggtccttccggatccccgcttgaggagttcaccctccgacaggcaTGGTGGCGGATATCCCATAGTTGTAGCCTCTAGAGACAACGAAGGAGGACGTAGCGAGGGCACTAGAGATAGGGGAGGAGAGGACAAGGGGGGCAGCAAGGGGAGCACAGGGTAGTTAGAAGTGGCTACGCATGTAGGCAGGGCTGCTAGGATTAGGGGAGGAGGACATATCTAAGCTGTTGGATTTGGATACAAAGATAAAAGAAGGAATTGACTAAGATGTTGAATTTTTCTGTTAACTTATAATCAAATgcccctatttttttttttagcgtGTACATGTCCACCTTGACTAGCTATACATTGGAAAAGATTTACTAAGGgtctatttggcagagctcctcctGATTTAGGGTCTGTTTGACAAAGCTTTCATAGCAGCTTCTCGGCTAGAATTAGGGGGAGCCCTGCCAAACAACAACTTTCATCTTTTAGCTTATCGAGTGAAATCcgtgaaagtgattctctgaaatgaactagaagctaagGAGCTAAAAAAAAcagcttcccctgattcactttCCGAACAGAATTACTTCCTCCATATaatttattctagagaatcactttcagccacaaaaTCACTTTCCCAAAAGAATCACTCTccgcagagaatttgaatcatggagagctctaccaaacagaccctcaTTCAGGAAGCTGCtctgggagctgaaaaaagtaaCTTCTTCCGATTCACTCCTAACACataatcacttcctccatagaGTTTACACTAGAAAATCACTTTCAACTACATaatcatttttctcaaaaaatcaCTCCTTCTAAAAACTATAGATAAAAAAACTCTAGTAAGCAGACcctaaatattttttctttctaagTGTATGTTAGTCTTTTACATAGTTATTACAAACTGGGGTGGAGCTACGTCCCGAGCAAATGGTGCTCTAACCTAAGGAGCAAATGGTGCTCTAACCTAAGGCGTAGACCCAAAAATCAATGTACAAATACTGTAGATAACAGTGGCAAACAAATGCCCCAGCTCATGACCAACTCTGCCCAAGTTGAGCCCTTTTGGATCAGAAGAACAAAACAATGTCAATGTAAGCAAGGAAGAAGTCCGTTTAACCTCTGAACTAATGCCTGATTCTGGATTTCAAGCCTCAACTTAACTATCGGAACCGCGCAAATTACCCCCTTCAGTCCAAACCACGGTGGACTTTGATGATGTGTCAGCATTTTGCCGCGTGGATGTTGATGTGGACATGACATGGCAACCACTCTGGAAATTATATGCCTCACGCAACTGCAGTCCCGTATTTCTCTTTGCCTACTTCTTAAGGGCCGTGGCAGCAGGGAGGAAGAAGCTGAGagaaaaagaagggaaaaaaataatcaattaaCCTGTGGGCCACGTTAAAACTTTTTATGGCTCATTTTGACGTGGATGGTTGAGCAGGAGGTGACTCGAATTAGATGTCAAAATTATTGACATGTCAACACCACATGGAGTAAAACCACCTACATTGTATTGATAGGCTAAGGGTGCattatatttgtttttatacATGTGAGAGATTCGGACTCAGGCGATAGTTCAAAGAGTtaaatagattttttcctcTTAGGAAAGAGGAAGCCCGAAACTTGTTGTTGGAGCTTTTGCGCGAGATCTCCGCATCGCGTGTAGTCTATTCACTGTCATTTCCACGCTTTCACGCACATAGGTCCCACAAATAGAACTCCCTCCTTCCCTTTCCCCCTTGGCCGACCAAGTAGCGACTTGTCTTCCTCTTCCCCTTTCCCCTTCACTCGATGCACAATGAGATCGAGAGTGTGGTGAGGTGGATCTTGACTATCAACGGCCGGCGAGGGTATTGTTGATGTCCTTCCTTCTCCTCGTCATCTTTCTCAGGACACTATCGGATTGTGGCCACCCTTGCCAAATTTGTCGTTGGGATTATTGTTAGATCTGGAGCTACTGGCACCGCAATAGGTGTGGTTTGATTCTAGGATTTGATCCCCCCTCCCTAAAAAGAAAATCTAGGTCTAATTTTCCAGCCTCATCTCTCTCAGGGCGCCATCGGATTGAGGCCGCCCTTGTCAAATCTGTTGTCGGCATTTCCGCTGGATCTGAAGCCACCAACACTGTCACTAGATTTGGAGCCACTGACACTACATCAGGTGTTCTTTGATTCTAGGGCTTGATTTTCCCCTAAAATTTTATGGTCTAATTTTTTAGCCTCATCTCTCATGGCGCCATCGGATTGAGGCTCTCCTTGTCAAATCTGCCATCGGAATTGCTGCTAGATTTGGAGCTGCCAGCACCGCGATATATGTGGTTTGATTCTAGGATTTTATTCCCCTCCCTAATTTTAGGGCCTATTTTTTTTAGCCTCGTCTCTCTTAGGGCACCATCGGGTTGAGGTCATCCTTGCCAAATTTGTCGTCGGCATTTCCGCTGGATGTAAAACCCGCAGCACCGTCACTAGATCTCGAGTCACCGACACTACATCAGGTGTTGTTTgattctagggtttgatttTCCCCCTAAAAttttagatctaattttttagcCTAATTCTCTTAGGTCTCACCATCTTTGCAAAATATGTCATCGACATTTCTGCTAGATCTGGAGCCACTGTCACCGCCGCTAGATCTGGAGCCACCGGCACCGCATTAGGTGTGGTTTGACCCTAGGTTTTGTTTTCCACCAAATTTTAGGGTCTGATTTTTCATCCTTTTCTCCGATCTTTAATCggtttggttttttatttttattctttctccATCCAAGTTGAATCTTCTGCATAGAGTTTTTGACTAGAATTTTAGTCAAAAAGTTTTATCTCGAAATCTTTAGTCAAAAACTCTTAGCTAAACTGGAAATGAAGCTTTCATTTCAGCTCGTAATCCTGTTTTCGATCTTGCTTGCCGAAAATGAAGCAGGGGAGGAAAGGAATCGCCTGAAGTGCGGGGGTCGCCGGGGAGTCGAAAAAGGGAAAGCGACAGAACCTCCGACTTCCCGTAAAAGCACCTGTGCGGTCGGTCGTGCGcgagggggtggggggggggggggctgctcCCTCGTTAGGAGACCCCGAGGAAACCCCCGGAGCACGAGCGCGATCGCCTCTCGTTCCTGCGGCAAAAGGAGAACGCGTCTCGATCGATCAATCGTTAGCAACTTTCTCATCCATCGAGCATGGAGTCATAACCTGTTCGATTCTTACCGGTTCTTCTTTGGCTCACCTTGCTTGGGTTCGTCAGGTAAAGAGGCCCCGCGGCCGCGGTCTCCGGCGGCGATGGACTCCGCCGCCGACGCTGCCGGTGAGTCCGTCCTCTCCTGTACTGCGTGTCCCGTGGCCGTGAGTGTTGGGTGCTGGTGGGCTTTACGGCCTCTTGTGGATGGCTCGTGCAGGCGAGGTGTTCGACGGAAGGCCCCAAGAGAAGAGCCCAAGATTTGACGCGGGGTGCGAACACCCGCCGGAGTCGTTGTGGGCGGGCCTTCAGCCGGACGCCCTGGGCGTCGTGCTCCGCCTcctgccctgcagcgccgaccGCGCGAGGGTGCGGTCCGTGTGCCGCCACTGGCGCGCCGCCGCACGCGGCCACGGCGTGCCCCCACCGCTGCCCCTGCTGGTGCTCCCCAAGTTCAGGTTCTCGTGCTTGTCCCCCGGTGGCGCATTGATATCCGCGCGGTGCGCCTGGATGCCACAGGAGGTGTCGGACGATCATGCCCGTTGCCTGGGATCTTCTGATGGGTGGCTCGTGGGCGTGAGACAGGCTGATGACGAGTGCTTCTTGGTGAATGCCTTCTCCCACGAGGTGGTCCATCTACCGCGCCTGAGTGCTTCCGATTACAGTTGTTCCATCTGCTCACTCCGCAGAGTGGTACTATCTGCTTCACCTGAGTCAGGATCCAAGTGCATTGTGGCTGCTTTCGCCTTCCGCGGGTCTAAACCTGAACTTGCGCTCTGGAAACCTGGGATGACGTCATGGCATGTTTGCCAAGATGCTTTGATTGCTGGGCACATTGATATCGCCTTCTATCAAGGGAAACTGTATATGGTCTGGAGGTTCACACCATGCCTCTTCGCTCTTGAACTTGGGGAGGATGAGCATGGGGTCAATGTCTCTCTTGTTAAGGATTGTTTGATTGAAAGGCTTCTCCCTAACCCTCTCGAGCGCAATGGTGTATTGAGTTGCAACATAGTGGTGTGGCGTGGAAAGCTTTTATTGATCATCAGATACTATGGTGGTTCCCAAGCCAGGGACAATATTCGTAAAGTCGAAGTGTTTGCACTGGACTTCAGCACGAACCCTTATGgactcactgagatccacggcTTTGGTAGCGACTGTGTCTTTGTTGGCTCAGGCGGCTGCAAATCCTTTCCTGCCGGTCTGCATGGTGGAGTTGAAGGTGACCTTATCTACTTTGTTCCTGATGATTACAACCCTCATGGTACATTTGTGTACAACATGAGAGATGGTACGGTGAGACCCTTTGCTATTGAGTCGTCACCTCGCAACATTGGCGCACCAGAGGGCAACCTCGATTTCCCGGTGTGGTTATTTCCTTCAGAATGATGTGCTGCAGGAGCAAATCTGATCTGCTGGGTGGTTGGTGCTGCGGTTTGCTATACTGTGATGCATGCTGTATTGTAACTCCATTTGTAGGACAATTATGTGTATTTCGTTCCCAAATTCGTGCCTAAATGGTGAGCGAGCAAAATTGTGATAGAACTTTATTTCTGCAATGCCCATATGTCCCAAATGCTCTACATGCAAACATTTAGTTTTCTCATCTtatgatgtttattttttctcttctttttgttgttttcccGGACTGAATAAGCGGCTGTTGTTTGCTACTGTACATATGAACCATTGCCGGAACATTCTGCTGGAGTTTGCCATGGGGGTTGATTGGACACCCTTTCTTAACTATTGGCCTGAATGAACGTATCTAGTAAGATGCACTCTGCCACATAATTTTGTTCTTGAATTCTCAATAGAGCTTTCTCTGAAAGAACCGTCAGAATCAGGAAAATACCAGATATCAGCCACATGATTTATGTATTTTTGTGTCATGTGAGCCAAAGCAACCTATCAGAATGATCATAGCGGACTGAGGCACTCTTTGGGACAAACGAAATGTGGAGGAATAAAAAAATGGAGGAATTGAATTCAATGttgaaatcatatatgattGGTTTTGGATTGTAGGATTGGTGCAAAGAAGTTTACTAGGATAGGAAGATTTCCTCCGCACACATTTTGGAATTCCAAAATCCTTTAATGAGGTCTAACCTCATGTTTGCAATTTCTTTGAGAGTTTCAGCGTAGGTTATCTCTATTTCTCCAAATTTACTCTTTTGATAATGAACATCAATGCCCAAAATccccatgtttttttttcctgtgagGCATcaatcaccttttttttttttagcaattCCAATGTCTTCTCTGTTCCATAGGACTCGAAAAGTCAGGGCACTCTAATCATACAAtcttcctattcctaggttTTGAAAATCTTGCGAAAAAATAGGTAGGAAATAGGAATAATCA from the Phragmites australis chromosome 19, lpPhrAust1.1, whole genome shotgun sequence genome contains:
- the LOC133900939 gene encoding uncharacterized protein LOC133900939 — protein: MDSAADAAGEVFDGRPQEKSPRFDAGCEHPPESLWAGLQPDALGVVLRLLPCSADRARVRSVCRHWRAAARGHGVPPPLPLLVLPKFRFSCLSPGGALISARCAWMPQEVSDDHARCLGSSDGWLVGVRQADDECFLVNAFSHEVVHLPRLSASDYSCSICSLRRVVLSASPESGSKCIVAAFAFRGSKPELALWKPGMTSWHVCQDALIAGHIDIAFYQGKLYMVWRFTPCLFALELGEDEHGVNVSLVKDCLIERLLPNPLERNGVLSCNIVVWRGKLLLIIRYYGGSQARDNIRKVEVFALDFSTNPYGLTEIHGFGSDCVFVGSGGCKSFPAGLHGGVEGDLIYFVPDDYNPHGTFVYNMRDGTVRPFAIESSPRNIGAPEGNLDFPVWLFPSE